From the Kribbella sp. CA-293567 genome, the window GAAGTACACGACTGCGGACTTTCGGAAGACGGCATGGTGGCAGCATCGGGGAAAGCTCGACGTACCGAAGGAACGGTTCATCCTCTACCCCAACGCCGGCCGAGAGACCGATCCGACCGAACTGCTCGGGTGGGCAGGCTGGGATCACGCGCAGCAGGCGTTAGCCCTGGCGAGGATCATCGGTGACCGGGAACAGGAAGGCTGGCAGGAGGAACAGCTCCTGCCGCTCGTAGCCGGTCTGGCCGAGCTTCAGCCGTGGGTGCGCCAGTGGCACGATGAGGTCGACGAGACCTACGGGCTGAACCTCGCGGACTTCTGTGAGGAGCAGTTGCGCGACCGTGCGCTTCAGGTTCACCAGACCCTGGACGAGCTCAAGGCTTGGCGGCCCGCGGCGGCCACTCGCGGCCGCAAGGCGAAGGCCTGAGACATGGCGACGAGAAGAACCGAGGAGACTACGTGAGCACGCTGCTCCGAGACGTCATCGACATCCCCGAACGCGCGGGAGCCGAAGACTATGTCCTGCGCCTGACCGACTCGGTCGGCCACGAGGCGGCGAGTCGTACGATCGACGAGTATGTCGTCACCGACGCGATCGCAGACGCTTTCGACTCGGCCCTTGGACTCGTCAGCGAGGCAGTCGGCTCCGGCGTCAGCCGCGGGGCTTTCCTTACTGGCTCCTTCGGGTCCGGCAAGTCGCACTTCATGGCGGTGCTGCACGCCCTGCTCCGGCACGAGCCGGCCGCCAGAGCCAAGGCGGAACTGCAGGCCGCCATTGCCAAACACGACCACCAACTTTACGAGCGCAAGATCCTCCCGCTGGCCTTCCACTTGCTCGGTGCGAGGACGATGGAGCAGGCGCTGTTCGAGGGCTACATCCGACAGGTCCGCGAGCTCCACCCCGGGGCACCGTTGCCTGCGATCCACAAGTCAGATGCACTCCTCGACGATGCGGAGGGACTGCGTCAGCGACTCGGGGATGAGCGCTTCTTCGGCGGTCTCAACCGTGGTACGGAGGCGGACGGAGACAAAGGCGACCCGTGGGCCACCATCCTCGGCGCTGGTTCGTGGGATGCGGAGCGCTATGCCGAGGCGCGTGCGGCGTCGCCCGCGACCGACCTGCGCATGCAGCTGGCGACAGCGCTCGTCGAGACGTACTTCACGGCGTACACGCAGCAGGCGGAGTTCGTCGATCTCGACACCGGCTTGGCCGCAATCGCGAGCCACAGCAAGGCCCTGGGCTATGACGCTGTCGTCCTGTTCCTCGACGAACTCGTGCTCTGGCTCGCCTTCTCGGTGCAGGACCGAGAGTTCTTCCGGCGCGAGTCGCAGAAGCTGACGAAGCTGGTGGAGTCCGCGATCGGTGGCCGCGCGATCCCGCTGATCTCGTTCGTCGCGCGGCAGATGGACCTACGTCGCTGGTTCGCGGACTCCGGGGCGAGTGGCTCGGAGCAGGAGGCTCTAGACCGCGCGTTCCGCCACCAGGAGGGCCGTTTCGGAACCGTTGCCCTCGGCGACGAGAACCTGCCGTACGTCGCCCACCAACGTCTGCTGCGACCCAAAAGCCCGGAGGCCGAGCACCAACTCGAGGAGGCTTTCAAGGCCATCGACCGTCGTCCAGCGGTCTGGGACGTCCTGCTGGACGGCGTGAACACCGACGAGCGTCACCGCGGAGCGGACGAGAAGGCCTTCGCGCTGACCTATCCTTTCTCTCCCGCACTGGTCTCGACACTCCGCTCCCTCGCCAGCGTCATGCAGCGGGAGCGCACCGCCCTCAAGGTCATGCAGCACATGCTCGTGGACCGGCGGGACGCCTTGACTATCGACGAAATCATCCCAGTCGGTGACTCGTTCGACCTCATCGTCCAGGGCCAGAGCGGTCAGGCGCTTGACGCGCAGGCCGCTGCGCTGTTCAGGTCAGCCAACAAGCTCTACACCGAGAAGCTCCGCCCACTCCTGCTGAGAATGCACGGCATTGACGAGCAGACCATCGAAGACCAGCCGGCGAGCGTGCCGTCACCGTTCAGGACGGACGACCGGCTTGCCAAGACGCTGCTCTTGTCTGCCGTCGCACCGAATGTTCCGGCGCTCAAGGCGCTGACCGCGTCGCGGCTGGCTTCGCTCAATCACGGCTCGCTTGTGTCTCCACTCCCGGGTGGCGAGGCCTCCCTTGTGTTGTCGAAGATTCGCACCTGGGCTCGCGATGTCCCGGAGATCCACCTCGACGACGACGATCGCAATCCGACCATCCGGGTCCAGCTCTCCGAGGTCGATTACGAGTCGATCGTCGAGAGGGCCAAGGGCGAGGACAACGACGGTCGCAGACGTGAGCTCATCAAGAGCCTTGTCAGCGATGGGCTCGGCATCGAGCTTGACCAGCAGGACATCCAAGGCGCGCACCATCACCAGCTGGTCTGGCGCGGGTCTCGACGCGAGGTGGACGTTATCTTCGGTAACGTCCGCGACCGTAGTTGGCTCTCAGACGATCACTTCATAGCGAACGCCGGAACGTGGCGCGTCGTCGTTGATCACCCGTTCGACGACGCCGGTCATTCGTCATCGGAGGACTTGCGGCGGCTCGATGACATGCAAAGCCGAGGTTTCCAGTCGCCGACCATCGTCTGGCTGCCGAAGTTCCTGTCCGACGAGAAGCTTCGAGAGTTACGCCGACTCGTCATCCTGAACTGGCTTCTCGAGGGTAGCGGGGATCGGTGGCAGAGCCACGCGGATCACCTGAATGAGGCGGACCGAGCCGTGGCGCGAGGGATCCTCGAATCTCAGCGGAACACGTTGCGCCGCAGCCTCGAAGACGCCATCCAGCAGGCATACGGCGCCGCGTCAGTACGTCCTGGCGTCCTGCTCGATGACGCGTCGCACGACCGGACTCTCGTCTCCTTGGATCGATCCTTCGCCCCGGCCAACCCGGTGGGAGCAACGCTCGGAGCCGCGTTCGACAACTTGCTGGCGCAGGCCTTCGAAGCGACCTATCCGGGCCACCCGAACTTCGAGCCCGGCGACGTCGAGGTCAAGGCGAAGGATCTGCGAGCCGTGGCTGCACACGTCGCTCGCGCAGTCGCCGACCGCGAGAAGCGGGTCGAACTGCAAGGTGACGTCGGTGCCGTCCGGCGGATAGCGGGACCGCTCGGTGTCGGGACCGCTGCGGAGACGCATTACATCCTTGGTGACGACCGCTTCAGCCCCTGGGGCCAGGAGATCGAGCGGGCCCTGGGGCGCCGCGAGCAGGAGGGTGGTGCCATCCCTCACGATCCCGTGACCGTTGTGGAACTCCGGCGCTGGATTGATGAGGTCAAGCCAGCCCAAGGCCTGCGCCAGGAGGTCAGTGACCTCGTCATCATCACCTGGGCGGCACTGCGTCAGCGGGCCTGGTTCCAGCACGAGCAAGCCCTTGGCGCCGTGCCTGAGCCAGGGATGCTCGCGCCGAGCATGGAGCTGCGGACTCAGCCCATGCCCACCACGACCGAGTGGACCGAGGCAACCACCGTCGCCGGCGGGCTGCTTGGTGTGCACGGCGCGGCCCACCTGACTGCTCCGGCGGTGGCTGACTTCGTGCACCAAGTGACGGAGAAGGCGAAGGAGTTCGCTGTGGCTGCGCCCGGTCTTGTGAGCGCGCTGGAATCGGCGAACGCTCGCCTCGACGTGACCGACAGCGACCGATTCAGGACGGCCAACGCTACCGCCGAGCTGGTGCAACACCTGCGCCACCTGACTGGCCTCGAGCTAGTACGGCGAGTCGCTGCGGCCGACCTCGGTGCGTCGCCCTCTGCTGCCGGTAAGTCGCTGGCCACGGCGGCCTCGGTGACCAGCGCGATCGATCGTTTCCACTGGGAACGGCTCGGGCCGTTGGTGCAGGCTATGCAGTCCGAGGGCACAGCCGCCAACCAGGCTGCGAACATCGTGAATCGCCTCCGCGCAGCACTCGAGGCGGACGAGATTGTCACGGCTATCGGTACGGCTCTCAACGACACGGACAGTGCCATCTTCCGCTGGCTCGCCGACCATCTGCCGCCCGTCATCACGCCACCTATCGTTGGGCCGGGTCCGATCGAGCCGCCGCTTCCGCCCGGAACCCCGCGCGGCCGGGCCACGCGCTATAAGGACACCACCAAAGACGCGGTGATCACTGAACTAGGAGCATTTCTCGACGAGCACCCGGAGGACGCGGTCGAGGTGACATGGCGGGTGCTCGAATGACCGCTACAGTCGCGGCAACTCCGGTTAGTTCCTCGATGGTCCTCGCAATCATCGACGAGGCCCGGGACAAGGACTACTCCACCGGCGTGATCGGTCTACGAGGCGTGCCCGATCGTGCGGTCATCGCGGATCTCCATCACGACGGTCGCGTCGTCCGAGTGCGGCCGGCAGAGTCGGCCCTCGCCGTGCGCGAGGTGCTGACCGAGCATCGCGAAGGCGACTGGATGGTCGTCATCACGGATCGGGCCGACGACGACCTCGGCGCGGGCGTCCTCGCGCACTTCATCTGGCAACGTCTGCGCAGCCCCGACCCGTGGGAGGCCGTGCGTCACCGGTTCGCCGCGACGGGCATCGACCCTGCTCTGACCGGTAGCCACCAGAGCAGAGAGCTCGCCTCGGCCCTACTCGCAGCCACACCGCCGAGCGGCTGGCCCGCAGCGCCGGCCGGGGTCCTCACCCGGTCACACGCGCTGACCTCCGTGGCGCGGATCCATCTTGGCCTGGACAGCGACACAGCCGACGTACTTGGTGTCCTGCGTTGGACTATGCGCCCAGCGAGCGTGACCGCGGTCGCGGACCTCCGAGGCGAGTTCGGGAACAGGCTCGCGGACGAGACACTCGATTGGATCGCCGAACGTGCCGGCGCGGCCTCCCGGCCGGTTCGGACCTTGCTCAGGCAGGGTGAGATGGCCGACCTGGTCCCGCTGGGCACGGTCATTCAGTTACTCACTGCTGAGGAGGTGCTTACCGCCGAAGAACGGCATGTCGCCGGCACCTCGCTTGTTCGGATCGAGCCACGATGGGGCGGTGAGATTCCACCTGTCCCGGCACTGCGTGCTCTCGGAAGCGCATCCACGGAACTGCTGACCGAGCTCGCGGCCGAACCGCGGCAGGGGGCTCACGTGGAAAGAGCCCTGCAGCGGGCAGGCGCCATACTCAGCCAGGTCCAGGGCGAGCAGCTCAGCGGGCACTCAGACCTTCTCAAGCAGGGGCAATACGCACGGCTGACCCGTCTGTGTGACGCCCTAGCTGCGACAATCGCACCAAACCCCGCACCAACCGCAGGCCGCGACGTCGAAGCTGCATGGTCCCTCGTCCGCGCTCATTTGCTGAGCCGTCCGGCGGACCCGCTCACCGTGGCCTTCGCAGCTGCGGTCCGGCTTTCGCGATGGCTCCTCATCCATGACGGGGTCACGAAGAGCGAGCTGGTTGCGCTCACCCGTCGCCACATGGACCAGAGCGCATGGGTCGATGCCGCGATCAACGACGTCCACCGTGGCGTCGAGGACCCACACCAGGCGCGCTACCTCGGCGTGGTCGCCGATGCGGCGATGAAGCGTCGCCAGGCCGAGGAGCGTGAATTCGCGACCGCGCTCGCCCAGGCCACCCGGTTGGACGGCATCCTCTCCCAAGCCATCGACCCGACCGTCTGGCCTCTCGAGGCAGTGCTGCCCGGCGTCGTCATCCCCATGGCAAGAAAGACTCCGCTGCTCCTGTTTGTCATGGACGGCATGAGTGCGGCAGTCGCCACGGAGATCGTCGGGGACGCAACGGCTCGACTCGAGTGGCTCGAGGCCGAACTGCCAGGCGCGAGCGCTGGACGCCGGGCTGCCGGCTTGTCGGTCCTGCCATCACTGACCGAGGTGAGCAGGGCCTCGCTACTGTGCGGCCAGCTTCGCCAGGGCCAGCAGGACGTCGAGCGACGGGGTTACGAAGAACTGACGGTCAAGGCAGGCAAGATTAAGGCCGCCCTCTTTCACAAGAAGGGTGTCGACTCCACCGCGGCCGGCTCGTCCGTGAGCGCTGACGTAAGTACAGCCATCGACGACCGCACCATCGACCTCGTCACCGTCGTACTCAACACCATCGACGACGCGCTCGACCGCAGCGACCCGGCTGGCACGACCTGGACCGCGGATGCGGTCAAGCACCTCGAACCGATCCTGGCCCGGGCCCGCGCGGCCGGACGGACCGTGGTCATCACGGCCGACCACGGCCACGTCGTCGAGCGACGCCATGGCACCCAGCGGTCCTACGCCGACATCACGAGCGGACGCTCCAGGACTGCGACAGGGACGGTCGAGGAGGGCGAGATCGAGGTCTCCGGCGACCGTGTTCTCACGCCGGATCACCGCGCTGTCCTCGCTGTCGATGAGAGTCTGCGCTACGGCCCCCTCAAAGCCGGTTACCACGGAGGAGCCAGCGCCGCCGAGGTTGTCGTACCTATCGCCGTGCTCGTTCCCGATGAAGACAGCAACCCCCTCGGCCTGGCGCTCCTGCCGCCCCAGGTCCCGACGTGGTG encodes:
- a CDS encoding DUF6079 family protein, with protein sequence MSTLLRDVIDIPERAGAEDYVLRLTDSVGHEAASRTIDEYVVTDAIADAFDSALGLVSEAVGSGVSRGAFLTGSFGSGKSHFMAVLHALLRHEPAARAKAELQAAIAKHDHQLYERKILPLAFHLLGARTMEQALFEGYIRQVRELHPGAPLPAIHKSDALLDDAEGLRQRLGDERFFGGLNRGTEADGDKGDPWATILGAGSWDAERYAEARAASPATDLRMQLATALVETYFTAYTQQAEFVDLDTGLAAIASHSKALGYDAVVLFLDELVLWLAFSVQDREFFRRESQKLTKLVESAIGGRAIPLISFVARQMDLRRWFADSGASGSEQEALDRAFRHQEGRFGTVALGDENLPYVAHQRLLRPKSPEAEHQLEEAFKAIDRRPAVWDVLLDGVNTDERHRGADEKAFALTYPFSPALVSTLRSLASVMQRERTALKVMQHMLVDRRDALTIDEIIPVGDSFDLIVQGQSGQALDAQAAALFRSANKLYTEKLRPLLLRMHGIDEQTIEDQPASVPSPFRTDDRLAKTLLLSAVAPNVPALKALTASRLASLNHGSLVSPLPGGEASLVLSKIRTWARDVPEIHLDDDDRNPTIRVQLSEVDYESIVERAKGEDNDGRRRELIKSLVSDGLGIELDQQDIQGAHHHQLVWRGSRREVDVIFGNVRDRSWLSDDHFIANAGTWRVVVDHPFDDAGHSSSEDLRRLDDMQSRGFQSPTIVWLPKFLSDEKLRELRRLVILNWLLEGSGDRWQSHADHLNEADRAVARGILESQRNTLRRSLEDAIQQAYGAASVRPGVLLDDASHDRTLVSLDRSFAPANPVGATLGAAFDNLLAQAFEATYPGHPNFEPGDVEVKAKDLRAVAAHVARAVADREKRVELQGDVGAVRRIAGPLGVGTAAETHYILGDDRFSPWGQEIERALGRREQEGGAIPHDPVTVVELRRWIDEVKPAQGLRQEVSDLVIITWAALRQRAWFQHEQALGAVPEPGMLAPSMELRTQPMPTTTEWTEATTVAGGLLGVHGAAHLTAPAVADFVHQVTEKAKEFAVAAPGLVSALESANARLDVTDSDRFRTANATAELVQHLRHLTGLELVRRVAAADLGASPSAAGKSLATAASVTSAIDRFHWERLGPLVQAMQSEGTAANQAANIVNRLRAALEADEIVTAIGTALNDTDSAIFRWLADHLPPVITPPIVGPGPIEPPLPPGTPRGRATRYKDTTKDAVITELGAFLDEHPEDAVEVTWRVLE
- the pglZ gene encoding BREX-2 system phosphatase PglZ, which encodes MTATVAATPVSSSMVLAIIDEARDKDYSTGVIGLRGVPDRAVIADLHHDGRVVRVRPAESALAVREVLTEHREGDWMVVITDRADDDLGAGVLAHFIWQRLRSPDPWEAVRHRFAATGIDPALTGSHQSRELASALLAATPPSGWPAAPAGVLTRSHALTSVARIHLGLDSDTADVLGVLRWTMRPASVTAVADLRGEFGNRLADETLDWIAERAGAASRPVRTLLRQGEMADLVPLGTVIQLLTAEEVLTAEERHVAGTSLVRIEPRWGGEIPPVPALRALGSASTELLTELAAEPRQGAHVERALQRAGAILSQVQGEQLSGHSDLLKQGQYARLTRLCDALAATIAPNPAPTAGRDVEAAWSLVRAHLLSRPADPLTVAFAAAVRLSRWLLIHDGVTKSELVALTRRHMDQSAWVDAAINDVHRGVEDPHQARYLGVVADAAMKRRQAEEREFATALAQATRLDGILSQAIDPTVWPLEAVLPGVVIPMARKTPLLLFVMDGMSAAVATEIVGDATARLEWLEAELPGASAGRRAAGLSVLPSLTEVSRASLLCGQLRQGQQDVERRGYEELTVKAGKIKAALFHKKGVDSTAAGSSVSADVSTAIDDRTIDLVTVVLNTIDDALDRSDPAGTTWTADAVKHLEPILARARAAGRTVVITADHGHVVERRHGTQRSYADITSGRSRTATGTVEEGEIEVSGDRVLTPDHRAVLAVDESLRYGPLKAGYHGGASAAEVVVPIAVLVPDEDSNPLGLALLPPQVPTWWLTQENAAIEPVQAPLPLGTRDLAKTSKKNKPDLGPTLFDEIASPEASAPAQKLGDAVVRSEVYRAQRRVAGRLIVKDEQVAALIDALTVAAATRLPMTIAARALSVNETRLRGALAQVQQLLNVEGYAVIGTDPHTSTVVLDERLLREQFEVR